The Salinibacterium sp. M195 genome includes a window with the following:
- a CDS encoding PDR/VanB family oxidoreductase has protein sequence MSIELRVLARDTVADRVDAFTLGRPDGGTLPAWTPGSHIDLTLPGGVIRQYSLCSDPADAHTWRVAVLHEPKGRGGSVAAHKHLQVGARVHADGPRDNFGFIAASAETATAAAAPDLLFIAGGIGITPILPMVRAADAAGANWHLLYLGRSHESMGFLNELATFGDRVTVHPGHDRGRIDVANAVDSTGLDTPQIFACGPERLLDAVIACCPAELLHIERFTGNGTGAESTDTAFVVETNDGTEIAVGADETILAAMTRCGVPALNSCQEGICGTCETVVLGGVPLHRDEVLSDEERESNETMMICVSRSVGERLVLDL, from the coding sequence ATGAGCATCGAACTTCGCGTACTCGCCCGCGACACCGTTGCGGACCGGGTTGATGCTTTCACGCTTGGCCGCCCCGACGGCGGAACGCTTCCCGCCTGGACCCCGGGTTCCCACATCGATCTCACGCTGCCCGGCGGCGTGATCCGGCAGTATTCGCTGTGCTCAGATCCTGCCGACGCCCACACGTGGAGGGTTGCCGTTCTTCATGAGCCGAAAGGACGAGGCGGGTCAGTAGCGGCGCACAAACACCTGCAGGTCGGTGCGCGGGTTCACGCTGACGGTCCGCGCGACAACTTCGGCTTCATAGCGGCGTCAGCCGAAACGGCAACGGCAGCAGCAGCACCCGACTTGCTCTTCATCGCGGGAGGGATTGGCATCACCCCGATCCTGCCCATGGTGCGGGCAGCCGACGCCGCGGGGGCGAACTGGCATTTGCTCTACCTCGGACGCTCCCACGAATCGATGGGATTCCTGAACGAACTTGCGACCTTCGGCGACCGGGTGACAGTGCATCCCGGTCACGATCGTGGGCGAATCGACGTGGCCAACGCGGTCGATTCCACCGGGCTCGACACTCCCCAGATCTTTGCCTGCGGGCCCGAGCGACTGCTCGACGCCGTGATTGCGTGCTGCCCAGCCGAATTGCTTCACATCGAACGATTCACCGGAAACGGAACCGGAGCCGAAAGCACCGACACCGCTTTCGTCGTTGAAACCAACGACGGCACCGAGATCGCGGTAGGCGCCGACGAAACGATTTTGGCGGCAATGACGCGCTGCGGAGTGCCTGCCCTGAACTCCTGCCAAGAAGGAATTTGCGGAACGTGCGAAACCGTCGTGCTCGGCGGAGTGCCCCTGCACCGTGACGAAGTGCTCAGCGACGAGGAACGTGAGAGCAACGAAACTATGATGATTTGCGTGTCTCGCAGTGTCGGCGAGCGCCTCGTTCTCGACCTATAG
- the hutH gene encoding histidine ammonia-lyase — protein MTTKPVLLIGDGAATLTDLIDVARDRRRVALAPEVAERMAPSRDWIEGIIGGMEAGKDTAPIYSINTGFGSLAGRQAFDDPADAAELSRRLILADAAGVGRNVDEEVVRATIFIRIVSLTRGYSGVQFAIVQGLIDMLNKDVFPAVPEYGSLGASGDLIPLAHIAIVLTAPPNVGGKPVEDDPLDSGEAFVDGRIVSGVKAMAHAGIPRIPISAKDGLALLNGTSFSAAQAALALWDAQVLLDTATITAVMSIEALRGFGDAFIAELHDARGQKGQIAIAARIRQLLSDSSFVTGDRDSNPDRQPPQDAYSLRCVPQVFGPVKDTLDFVGGIIETEINAATDNPLIIPELPSSRSLKAVSGGNFHAEYLAFAADFLSIVVTEIGNITERRLFRLDDGTLNRGLPDMLVASEKVGLDCGFMLPQYLAAALVSDCKTLAHPDSVDSIPTSANQEDHVSMANNAGRHARTIVSNIQQVVAIELLMATQALELREIERKGTGQTMGTASRAAVALVRGTPASDGRPNGHLKKDAVLYPRIRAVAELVTSGAVIRAADAALSAPDGVEAETDDETTTEPRAGSDTGAAR, from the coding sequence ATGACCACGAAACCCGTTCTGTTGATCGGCGACGGAGCCGCAACGCTCACCGACCTGATCGACGTGGCACGCGATCGCCGACGCGTTGCCCTTGCCCCTGAAGTGGCCGAGCGCATGGCACCCAGCCGTGACTGGATCGAAGGCATCATTGGCGGCATGGAGGCGGGCAAAGACACCGCACCGATCTACAGCATCAACACCGGCTTCGGATCCCTGGCCGGTCGACAAGCCTTCGATGACCCCGCGGATGCCGCTGAACTCAGTCGCCGTCTCATACTGGCGGATGCTGCGGGCGTGGGTCGCAACGTCGACGAAGAGGTCGTGCGCGCCACCATTTTCATTCGCATCGTGAGCCTGACCCGCGGCTACTCCGGCGTGCAGTTTGCCATCGTGCAGGGGCTCATCGACATGCTCAATAAGGATGTCTTCCCGGCTGTTCCGGAGTACGGATCCTTGGGAGCCAGCGGCGACCTCATCCCCCTCGCCCACATCGCGATCGTTCTCACTGCGCCACCGAATGTTGGCGGAAAGCCGGTAGAGGACGATCCGCTCGACTCCGGCGAAGCGTTTGTGGATGGCCGCATTGTGAGCGGTGTCAAAGCGATGGCGCACGCGGGCATCCCGCGCATTCCGATCTCTGCCAAGGACGGACTCGCACTTCTCAACGGCACCTCATTCTCGGCAGCGCAGGCCGCCTTGGCGCTGTGGGACGCGCAAGTTCTGCTGGACACCGCCACGATTACCGCCGTCATGTCAATTGAGGCACTGCGCGGCTTCGGCGACGCTTTCATCGCTGAGCTGCATGACGCCCGAGGCCAGAAGGGCCAAATAGCGATCGCGGCGCGCATCCGCCAACTACTGAGCGACAGCTCCTTTGTCACCGGCGACCGAGACAGCAATCCGGACCGCCAGCCGCCGCAAGACGCCTACTCGCTGCGGTGCGTTCCGCAAGTATTCGGGCCAGTGAAAGACACGCTCGACTTCGTGGGCGGAATCATCGAAACTGAGATTAACGCGGCCACCGATAACCCCCTCATCATTCCCGAGCTGCCGTCGAGCAGAAGCCTCAAGGCAGTATCGGGCGGCAACTTCCACGCCGAATATCTCGCGTTCGCCGCCGACTTCCTCTCAATCGTTGTGACCGAGATCGGCAACATCACCGAACGACGACTGTTCCGCCTCGATGACGGGACTCTCAATCGTGGCCTGCCAGACATGCTCGTCGCGAGCGAAAAAGTTGGGCTCGACTGCGGCTTCATGCTGCCGCAGTATCTAGCCGCCGCTCTCGTCTCGGATTGCAAGACCCTGGCGCATCCCGACAGCGTCGACTCGATCCCCACGAGCGCGAATCAAGAAGACCACGTCTCCATGGCGAACAACGCTGGCCGTCACGCGCGAACCATCGTCAGCAATATCCAGCAAGTGGTCGCCATTGAACTACTCATGGCCACCCAGGCACTCGAGCTTCGAGAAATCGAACGAAAGGGCACCGGCCAAACAATGGGTACGGCCAGCCGTGCCGCCGTCGCCCTCGTGCGCGGCACTCCCGCGAGCGACGGCCGGCCCAACGGTCACCTGAAGAAGGACGCGGTTCTGTATCCCCGCATCCGTGCCGTCGCCGAACTCGTGACCAGTGGTGCCGTGATCCGTGCTGCGGATGCCGCCCTTAGTGCCCCCGACGGTGTCGAGGCCGAGACTGACGACGAGACCACGACCGAGCCGAGAGCAGGGTCAGACACCGGGGCCGCGAGATGA
- a CDS encoding IclR family transcriptional regulator: MDSSLERGLALLTEIAASGDHTAHTLAAAVGLPVSTTYRYLRTLRATGYVREGEGRYEPGRELLALTGRHSAQSALAEVGPAVLSSIVDALGETAVMIVRVGTQALCLRKSEPDKALKYTFAVNQLLPLHAGAGQRVLLAWAPETVIERVLEAEREQYTDNTLTTAQLRHTIQSVRQTGWAVSRGEYEAGSVSAAVPVMFHGEAVCSLDVAGPESRCGDKGWVPRAVTVLQTAAADLTDALESWTTSSSKATSFSKKGTS, translated from the coding sequence ATGGATTCATCCCTCGAGCGCGGGCTCGCGCTGCTGACTGAAATCGCCGCATCGGGAGACCACACCGCACACACTCTCGCCGCTGCGGTCGGGCTTCCCGTCAGCACGACCTACCGCTATCTGCGCACTCTGCGCGCGACCGGCTACGTTCGAGAAGGGGAAGGCCGCTACGAGCCAGGGCGCGAACTGCTGGCCCTCACCGGCCGCCACAGCGCTCAGTCCGCCCTCGCCGAAGTCGGCCCGGCAGTGCTCAGCAGCATCGTCGACGCCCTCGGCGAGACCGCGGTAATGATTGTGCGAGTCGGCACTCAAGCGTTGTGTCTGCGAAAGTCCGAACCAGACAAGGCCCTCAAGTACACCTTCGCGGTGAACCAACTGCTGCCGCTGCACGCCGGCGCCGGCCAGCGAGTCCTTTTGGCGTGGGCCCCCGAAACCGTAATCGAACGAGTTCTTGAGGCCGAGCGTGAACAGTACACCGACAACACCCTCACCACGGCGCAACTGCGCCACACCATCCAGAGTGTGCGGCAGACCGGCTGGGCCGTCTCCCGCGGGGAATACGAGGCAGGATCTGTCTCGGCCGCCGTACCGGTGATGTTTCACGGCGAGGCCGTGTGCTCGCTCGACGTCGCTGGCCCCGAATCCCGCTGCGGCGACAAAGGCTGGGTGCCTCGAGCGGTCACCGTGCTGCAGACAGCGGCAGCTGACCTCACCGACGCGCTCGAAAGTTGGACAACATCCTCCTCGAAGGCAACATCCTTCTCGAAGAAAGGGACCTCATGA
- a CDS encoding cytochrome P450, which translates to MSAISSFSDDPYSDENLADPYPLFERMRAAGPAVWLERYDVLAFTRHTEVRDILVDHETFINGAGVGPKNLHKEPAWRPQGILESDPPMHGPMRAAMVDVISPRGVRSLRAGFQEFAEELLDRLIAQGEFDAITEVAEVFPIRAFGDAVGIPREGRMENLLPHGAMNFSTFGPEDDRYREYFAKGDGTRDWVMANCARENLSTDGLGSKIWEHADAGAITSDQAALLVRALLSAGLDTTALAIGNTLRCLSGSPEAWQAVHEKPSLMKFAIDEALRFESPFQSFFRTTSRATEFHGIQLDEGQKVLVFPGAANRDPAQWGEDADEYRMTRQAGGHLAFGMGIHQCVGQPISRLEMDVLLTTFATRVKRIERVGEPVPYLHNTLKGLSSLPLKVIAA; encoded by the coding sequence ATGTCTGCCATTTCTTCATTCAGCGACGATCCGTATTCGGATGAGAATCTCGCCGACCCGTATCCACTCTTTGAGCGTATGCGCGCGGCGGGCCCTGCCGTCTGGCTGGAGCGGTACGACGTGCTCGCGTTCACTCGGCACACTGAAGTTCGCGACATCCTTGTCGATCACGAAACCTTCATCAACGGTGCTGGTGTGGGGCCAAAGAACCTGCATAAGGAACCTGCGTGGCGACCGCAGGGCATCCTCGAATCTGATCCGCCGATGCATGGCCCGATGCGGGCGGCGATGGTCGATGTCATTTCGCCGCGGGGCGTGCGATCCCTGCGCGCCGGGTTCCAAGAGTTTGCCGAAGAACTGCTCGATCGGTTGATTGCTCAGGGTGAGTTCGATGCGATTACCGAAGTGGCCGAGGTCTTCCCGATCCGGGCTTTCGGGGATGCTGTTGGCATTCCGCGCGAGGGCCGCATGGAGAACCTTCTGCCCCATGGCGCGATGAACTTCAGTACTTTCGGGCCAGAGGATGACCGCTACCGCGAGTACTTCGCCAAGGGTGACGGCACCCGCGACTGGGTGATGGCGAACTGCGCGCGCGAAAATCTCAGCACGGATGGTCTCGGCTCCAAGATCTGGGAGCATGCGGATGCCGGAGCAATCACCAGCGACCAGGCGGCCCTGCTGGTGCGGGCCCTACTCTCGGCTGGTCTAGACACGACGGCGCTCGCGATCGGAAACACGCTCCGCTGCCTGAGCGGAAGCCCGGAGGCGTGGCAGGCGGTGCACGAGAAGCCATCGCTCATGAAGTTCGCGATCGACGAAGCGCTGCGTTTTGAGTCACCGTTTCAGTCGTTCTTTCGCACAACGTCGCGGGCGACCGAGTTTCACGGCATCCAGCTCGACGAGGGCCAGAAAGTGCTCGTGTTTCCGGGGGCGGCGAATCGCGATCCTGCGCAGTGGGGTGAGGACGCGGATGAGTATCGGATGACGCGTCAGGCTGGCGGTCATTTGGCATTCGGCATGGGCATCCATCAGTGTGTTGGGCAACCCATCTCGCGACTCGAGATGGACGTGTTGCTCACGACATTTGCAACGCGAGTGAAGCGCATCGAACGAGTGGGCGAGCCAGTGCCGTATCTCCACAACACTCTCAAAGGGCTTTCGTCGTTGCCATTGAAGGTGATTGCCGCGTAA
- a CDS encoding oxidoreductase codes for MISLEEMTARQQPLESNFGYRSTASEVIAGFDLDGKTAVVTGGYSGLGFETVKALAEAGVTVIVPSRRTDKAAEVLAGLLGVQVEPMDLGDLDSVAAFTASMRDAGTPVDLMINAAGVMATPELRTPQGWDLQFGTNLLGHFALVAGLESLLQDGARIVSYSSVGHWRSPVNFDDINFDSTDYEPWVAYGQSKSADALLAVALDARLAGRGIHAFSVHPGGIMTDLQRNMPREELLARQWIDEEGNPNPLFKTPAEGASTGLWAATAPELAEHGGAYCEDCSIKGVVADDHADMTTGGAKQWAIDPAAAEKLWEVAANATGLDPFNS; via the coding sequence ATGATCTCCCTCGAAGAAATGACCGCCCGCCAACAGCCCCTCGAATCGAACTTCGGCTACCGCAGCACGGCATCTGAAGTGATTGCCGGATTCGACCTCGACGGCAAGACCGCCGTCGTCACGGGCGGGTATTCGGGGCTCGGCTTCGAAACGGTGAAGGCGCTCGCCGAAGCGGGTGTGACCGTGATCGTTCCCTCGCGACGAACCGACAAGGCAGCCGAAGTGCTCGCGGGCCTCCTCGGTGTTCAGGTCGAGCCGATGGATCTCGGTGACCTCGACTCTGTCGCCGCCTTCACCGCCAGCATGCGCGACGCCGGCACCCCCGTCGACCTCATGATCAACGCTGCCGGAGTCATGGCAACCCCCGAACTGCGCACGCCCCAGGGCTGGGACCTGCAGTTCGGCACCAACCTCCTCGGACACTTCGCGCTCGTCGCCGGCCTCGAATCGCTGCTGCAGGATGGCGCCCGCATCGTGTCTTACTCCTCCGTTGGGCATTGGCGTTCGCCGGTGAACTTCGACGACATCAACTTCGATTCCACCGACTACGAGCCGTGGGTTGCCTATGGCCAGTCGAAGTCAGCGGATGCCCTGCTCGCTGTTGCGCTGGATGCACGCCTTGCCGGCCGCGGCATCCACGCGTTCTCAGTGCACCCCGGTGGCATCATGACTGATCTGCAGCGCAACATGCCCCGCGAAGAATTGCTTGCTCGTCAGTGGATTGACGAAGAGGGCAACCCGAACCCGCTCTTCAAGACGCCTGCTGAAGGTGCATCGACGGGGCTTTGGGCGGCGACCGCTCCCGAACTAGCCGAGCATGGTGGCGCGTACTGCGAAGACTGCTCGATCAAGGGAGTGGTGGCGGATGACCACGCTGACATGACGACCGGTGGCGCCAAGCAGTGGGCGATTGATCCCGCTGCGGCCGAGAAGCTCTGGGAGGTCGCAGCAAATGCGACCGGGCTGGATCCGTTCAACAGCTAG
- a CDS encoding N-acetyltransferase gives MTTSEFEAWQRATTAEFAAEQVAIGRWAFEGSVERAIADNATLLPRGIDTPRMLFLQGTDADGATVGHAWVSLDHPQGSPDLAYLFDIQVVKERRGTGLGRALLAAVEAAVLDAGVPALELNVFGHNTPAVALYGSSGYAITTQQMRKTLRP, from the coding sequence ATGACCACGAGCGAGTTCGAGGCATGGCAACGCGCGACAACCGCAGAGTTTGCCGCTGAACAAGTCGCGATCGGGCGCTGGGCGTTCGAAGGTTCGGTTGAGCGCGCCATCGCCGACAACGCCACATTGCTACCGCGCGGGATCGACACTCCGCGCATGCTGTTCCTGCAGGGAACGGATGCGGACGGCGCGACGGTCGGGCACGCGTGGGTCAGCCTGGACCACCCGCAAGGGTCACCCGACCTCGCTTACCTGTTCGACATCCAAGTGGTGAAAGAGCGCCGAGGCACAGGCCTCGGTCGCGCTCTTCTGGCGGCAGTCGAAGCCGCTGTGTTGGATGCCGGCGTGCCCGCGCTAGAGCTAAACGTATTCGGACATAACACGCCCGCCGTTGCGCTGTATGGTTCGTCTGGCTACGCCATCACCACCCAGCAGATGCGAAAGACGCTTCGACCCTAG
- a CDS encoding alkene reductase encodes MAPLTRTRSGQAGVPGPMVVEHYAQRASLGLIVSEGTYPSHAGQGFPGQPGLVTPEQLEGWKHVTDAVHAAGGQIVAQVMHAGRVTHEATNGGHPVVGPSAIAIDGQTHTYDGKQPYPVPHALTDGELTGVIDEFVTASRNAIAAGFDGVELHSANGYLLHEFLSPASNQREGQHGGSPENRARFVIEVATAVAEAIGAGRVGLRISPQHNIQDALETDNADALATYGALVDGLAPLGLAYLSVLHAQPTGAFVQELRTRFGGPVLLNSGFQQMTTRDEALSLVRDGHAEGVVVGRPAIANPDLAYRWQENLPLNSPDATTFYGAGSEGYTDYPALVRS; translated from the coding sequence ATGGCACCGCTCACTCGCACCCGCTCGGGACAAGCCGGCGTTCCCGGCCCGATGGTCGTCGAGCACTACGCCCAGCGCGCCTCGCTCGGCCTGATTGTGTCCGAGGGCACTTACCCAAGCCACGCCGGTCAGGGTTTCCCCGGCCAGCCCGGTCTGGTGACGCCCGAGCAGCTCGAGGGCTGGAAGCACGTTACCGACGCGGTACACGCGGCGGGCGGCCAGATCGTCGCGCAAGTGATGCACGCCGGGCGAGTAACCCACGAGGCCACCAACGGCGGACACCCCGTGGTCGGCCCGAGCGCGATCGCGATCGACGGCCAGACTCATACCTACGATGGCAAGCAGCCCTACCCGGTTCCGCATGCGCTCACCGACGGCGAGCTCACCGGCGTGATTGACGAGTTCGTGACGGCCTCACGCAACGCCATCGCGGCGGGCTTTGACGGCGTGGAGCTTCACTCCGCCAACGGCTACCTGCTGCACGAGTTTCTCTCCCCCGCATCCAACCAGCGCGAGGGCCAGCACGGCGGGTCCCCCGAAAACCGCGCTCGCTTCGTGATCGAGGTTGCGACCGCAGTCGCAGAGGCGATCGGTGCCGGCCGCGTGGGCCTACGCATCTCGCCGCAACACAACATCCAGGACGCACTAGAGACAGACAACGCTGATGCACTCGCGACCTACGGCGCGCTTGTCGATGGCCTCGCCCCGCTCGGTCTTGCCTACCTCAGCGTGTTGCACGCCCAACCCACCGGCGCCTTCGTGCAAGAGTTGCGCACCCGTTTCGGCGGACCGGTGCTGCTCAACAGTGGCTTCCAACAGATGACGACTCGGGATGAGGCCCTCAGCCTGGTGCGCGACGGTCACGCGGAAGGCGTTGTCGTGGGCCGTCCGGCTATCGCAAACCCTGACCTGGCCTACCGCTGGCAAGAAAACCTTCCGCTGAACAGCCCCGACGCCACCACCTTCTACGGCGCTGGCTCCGAGGGCTACACGGACTACCCGGCCCTCGTGCGCAGCTAG
- a CDS encoding Clp protease N-terminal domain-containing protein produces MFEKLAQSARAVVEDARHEAARRGDRRLGTDHLLLALLHEEELAHAVGVDAATAAEAANQLDRDALTAIGLDLGSFNPTAHAAASKRVPLTAGANATLQQTLVSAAAEKARTVTSRHILLALLDRREPDSAATLLTALAVDREAARDRLTTLA; encoded by the coding sequence ATGTTTGAGAAGTTGGCGCAATCCGCGAGAGCCGTCGTCGAGGATGCCCGGCACGAGGCAGCGCGACGGGGCGACCGCCGCCTCGGCACCGACCACCTATTGCTCGCGCTCCTGCACGAAGAAGAGCTCGCTCATGCTGTCGGCGTCGATGCTGCAACCGCTGCCGAAGCCGCCAACCAACTCGATCGAGATGCCCTGACAGCGATCGGGCTCGACCTCGGCAGCTTCAACCCGACTGCACACGCCGCCGCCTCCAAACGAGTCCCGTTGACCGCCGGCGCCAATGCCACGCTCCAACAAACTCTCGTCAGCGCCGCCGCCGAAAAGGCGCGAACGGTGACGTCGCGACACATCCTGCTCGCGCTGCTCGACCGCCGCGAGCCAGACTCAGCCGCCACCCTCCTCACCGCGCTTGCCGTTGACCGGGAGGCGGCGCGTGACCGACTGACCACTCTCGCGTAG
- a CDS encoding helix-turn-helix domain-containing protein: protein MESVNLADQLRTATPATGLRAVGALHRLAEHVEATHVAQARRDGWSWEQIGDALGVTRQSVHLKYGKQGNNV from the coding sequence ATGGAATCAGTAAACCTGGCAGATCAGCTCCGCACCGCCACTCCCGCCACCGGGCTGCGCGCGGTCGGTGCGCTTCACCGCCTCGCGGAACACGTCGAAGCGACGCATGTGGCCCAGGCCCGCCGCGATGGCTGGTCATGGGAGCAGATTGGCGATGCACTCGGCGTCACCCGACAGTCCGTTCACCTCAAATACGGAAAGCAGGGAAACAATGTTTGA
- a CDS encoding molybdopterin-dependent oxidoreductase translates to MTSATKTAPPTELSVKRIRTWSALLGMLSAAVVLAVAEFFAVFISPASSPVLAVGSLVIDLAPSWLKDLTIALFGTNDKIVLLLCVGLLVLVLAVAIGIVEYARPSWGVILLVFVGVIATIAVTTRAQATASWPMPTVLGVVAGVLVLRITMIRLRRWVSSAPTAPATTPAGSAAAARAASAQRSSATPTRVPAASRRDFLRIVGVASVGAVLVGVGARVVNASASVVDAVRTALKLPAPAVAAPPIPASASLDVPGISTLITPNSNFYRIDTALVVPNVDADEWRLRITGMVENEIEISFAELLELPLVETAATLSCVSNVVGGDLVGNAMWLGYPIRDLLAKAQPLAGADMVLSRSIDGFTASTPLEALQDENRESILAVGMNGEPLPQQHGFPVRMVVPGLYGYVSATKWVVEMQVTRFADATAYWTDRGWSAKGPVKVQSRIDVPSRSSSVQAGTVAVAGVAWAPNTGITRVEVRIDGGSWVAAELATAISADTWVQWVYPWEATSGEHSIEVRATDAEGTTQSGVPIPVVPDGAEGWHGISVQVA, encoded by the coding sequence GTGACCTCCGCGACGAAGACTGCCCCACCCACCGAACTGAGCGTGAAACGCATCCGCACCTGGTCGGCACTTCTTGGGATGCTCAGCGCCGCCGTCGTGCTCGCCGTCGCCGAGTTCTTCGCCGTGTTCATCTCGCCCGCCAGCAGCCCCGTGCTTGCTGTCGGCTCCCTCGTCATCGACCTCGCGCCGTCGTGGTTGAAGGACCTCACGATCGCGCTGTTCGGCACCAACGACAAGATTGTGCTGCTGCTGTGTGTCGGGCTCCTGGTGCTGGTTCTCGCTGTGGCAATTGGCATCGTTGAATACGCGCGGCCCAGCTGGGGCGTCATCCTTCTTGTCTTCGTCGGAGTGATCGCGACGATCGCCGTCACGACCCGCGCCCAAGCGACCGCAAGCTGGCCGATGCCCACCGTTCTCGGCGTTGTCGCCGGTGTGCTGGTGTTGCGGATCACGATGATTCGGTTGCGCCGCTGGGTGAGTTCTGCCCCGACCGCGCCCGCCACGACGCCCGCGGGTTCTGCGGCGGCGGCCCGCGCAGCTAGCGCTCAACGGTCATCCGCTACTCCCACTCGTGTGCCGGCCGCTTCGCGCCGCGACTTTCTGCGCATCGTGGGTGTCGCCTCCGTTGGTGCCGTTCTCGTGGGAGTCGGCGCCCGCGTCGTCAATGCCAGTGCCTCCGTGGTGGATGCCGTGCGAACCGCCCTCAAGCTGCCTGCGCCGGCGGTTGCCGCGCCGCCGATCCCGGCCAGCGCGAGTCTCGACGTGCCCGGCATCTCGACGCTCATCACCCCGAACTCAAACTTCTACCGCATTGATACCGCCCTCGTCGTTCCCAACGTCGACGCGGATGAGTGGCGATTGCGCATCACGGGAATGGTCGAAAACGAGATCGAAATTTCGTTCGCAGAGCTGCTCGAGCTTCCGCTGGTTGAGACCGCCGCAACGCTCTCGTGCGTATCGAACGTCGTCGGCGGCGATCTCGTAGGCAACGCTATGTGGCTGGGCTATCCCATCCGGGATCTGCTCGCGAAGGCGCAGCCGTTGGCGGGTGCCGACATGGTGCTCTCACGCAGCATCGACGGCTTTACCGCGAGCACCCCGCTCGAAGCACTGCAAGACGAGAACCGCGAGAGCATCCTCGCTGTCGGGATGAACGGCGAACCGCTGCCCCAACAGCACGGCTTTCCGGTGCGCATGGTCGTGCCCGGGCTCTACGGCTACGTATCCGCCACGAAATGGGTCGTCGAAATGCAGGTGACTCGCTTCGCCGACGCCACCGCATATTGGACGGATCGCGGATGGTCGGCGAAGGGCCCCGTCAAGGTTCAGTCACGCATCGATGTGCCGTCGAGGTCGTCCTCGGTGCAAGCCGGAACCGTCGCCGTCGCGGGTGTCGCGTGGGCGCCGAACACCGGCATCACCAGAGTGGAGGTGCGCATCGATGGCGGCTCCTGGGTCGCCGCCGAACTGGCTACCGCTATCTCCGCCGACACGTGGGTGCAGTGGGTTTACCCGTGGGAAGCCACGAGCGGCGAACACTCCATCGAAGTGCGAGCAACGGATGCCGAGGGCACCACGCAGTCGGGCGTGCCGATTCCGGTTGTCCCCGACGGTGCCGAGGGCTGGCACGGCATCAGCGTGCAGGTTGCGTAA
- a CDS encoding NADH:flavin oxidoreductase/NADH oxidase family protein, with protein sequence MSTPSSTESESAAILGAPLVLPSGVVLKNRLVKAAMSDSLGDGAGNPSIQQARLYERWAEGGVALSIIGEVQVDSGFPEKPGNLVLGSQSDDALLRQLTDAGSRHGTHVWPQLSHAGALAHLPVSQPAGPSALDLDGLQCDEMSVASIEALPASYAGAAKHAQSVGFSGVEVHAGHGFLLSQFLSPLFNRRTDHFGGSIQNRCRILLQIINEIRAEVGPSFAIGVKINSSDQLDGGLTEEDALVVVSMLGEHGVDLIDISGGTYFPGAASSSDRRSAGPYFLDFARRARTVTGVPLMVTGGFKTRQEAADAVSSGAADVVGLARTLALDPSLPTKWLSPAGGDPEFPRFTSPPPGGITAWFTMRLDALGNDAADAYAATVDEAVDVYDSRDAARVATWKQAFGETSGS encoded by the coding sequence ATGAGCACGCCAAGCAGCACAGAATCTGAGTCCGCGGCGATCCTAGGAGCACCGCTGGTGTTGCCCAGCGGGGTGGTGCTGAAGAACCGTCTGGTGAAGGCTGCGATGTCTGATTCCTTGGGTGATGGTGCCGGTAATCCGAGCATCCAGCAAGCCCGTCTGTATGAGCGATGGGCTGAGGGCGGCGTCGCGTTGTCGATCATTGGTGAGGTGCAGGTCGACTCTGGATTTCCCGAAAAGCCGGGGAATCTTGTGCTTGGTTCGCAGTCTGATGACGCCCTGTTGCGGCAATTGACGGATGCGGGCTCTCGTCACGGAACGCACGTGTGGCCGCAACTGAGTCACGCCGGAGCGTTAGCGCATCTGCCAGTTTCACAACCAGCCGGGCCATCAGCGCTAGACCTCGACGGCCTGCAGTGCGATGAGATGTCGGTCGCCAGTATCGAGGCGCTCCCCGCGAGCTATGCCGGGGCGGCGAAGCACGCTCAGTCGGTCGGATTTAGCGGCGTCGAAGTCCATGCCGGTCATGGTTTCTTGTTGAGCCAGTTTCTTTCGCCGCTCTTCAACCGCCGCACGGATCACTTTGGGGGTTCCATTCAGAACCGTTGCCGCATCCTGCTCCAGATCATCAACGAGATTCGCGCCGAGGTTGGCCCGAGCTTTGCGATTGGCGTGAAGATCAACTCGAGCGATCAGTTGGATGGTGGCCTCACCGAAGAAGACGCGCTCGTCGTTGTCTCGATGCTGGGCGAGCACGGCGTCGACCTGATCGACATCAGCGGCGGCACCTACTTTCCCGGAGCGGCATCCAGTTCTGACCGTCGCTCTGCCGGCCCCTATTTTCTCGACTTCGCACGCCGCGCTCGCACCGTGACCGGTGTGCCGCTGATGGTGACGGGTGGTTTCAAGACGCGGCAGGAGGCAGCCGATGCGGTGTCGTCAGGGGCAGCGGATGTTGTTGGTCTCGCTCGCACGTTGGCGCTCGATCCGTCGCTGCCGACGAAATGGCTCAGCCCTGCCGGAGGCGATCCCGAGTTTCCTCGTTTCACTTCACCACCGCCCGGCGGAATCACCGCCTGGTTCACAATGCGACTCGACGCTCTCGGCAACGATGCTGCTGACGCCTACGCTGCGACGGTTGACGAAGCGGTTGACGTCTACGACTCGCGGGATGCCGCTCGCGTCGCGACCTGGAAGCAGGCTTTTGGAGAAACCTCGGGCTCGTAG